The window TTAAGGCGATTGTTAGAGCTCACAGCTTGATGACTGCCAACATATCTTCACCGTCTTCATCCAAACCCACTTCCTGAAAGCCAAAACTAGAATAAAAATCTTTGGCGACGGTGTTCTCAGGGTCATAACAAATTTCAATCTCTTTTACTTTGTCGTACGCTTTGATTTCATTTAGCGCCAAATTTAAAGCGGTTCTACCAATCCCTGCGTTTTGATAACGTTGATCCACCATAAAGCGCCAGATAGAAACTCTTTCAGGTGTTTCAGATACCCACATGAAAAAGCCAACAGGTTTATCGTTTTGATAGATTGCCTTACAGGTATGCCCTTGGCAGTAATGTGACTCAACCAAAGACCACATATTGCTAGCAACATATTCCTGCTGCTCATCAGTGACATCCAAGTCGCATACGGCGTCATAATTTGAACTTGTAACGTCTTCCAGTGTAATACTCATCGCGTCCATCGCTTATTTTTAGATATTTGTAATCACATATTCATGAAAACCTTAAGTTGCAGGTGGTTCAACTTTCATGACATCCACATTAGTTAATCTCGCAAAAAACCTATCCACAAATTTAAATGCCTCGTGGTCTCGTTCATAAACAGCTACATGCCACTGCATTGATCATTAATTAACTCACTAACAACATGCATAGCGATACCTTTCGAGCGGTTGTGTTTAACCAATTAGCTGCTTAATTGATGAGTGTCGCACTTCGGAGTGATGCAAATTTACTGATCCACTACAACATCCACATTGATTAAGTGCTCGCGTTCGACAATGCCCAAATACTATTTCGTTCTCCAAAATAAGCTCGCTTAT of the Shewanella baltica genome contains:
- a CDS encoding GNAT family N-acetyltransferase, whose protein sequence is MSITLEDVTSSNYDAVCDLDVTDEQQEYVASNMWSLVESHYCQGHTCKAIYQNDKPVGFFMWVSETPERVSIWRFMVDQRYQNAGIGRTALNLALNEIKAYDKVKEIEICYDPENTVAKDFYSSFGFQEVGLDEDGEDMLAVIKL